The Gemmatimonadota bacterium genome segment CGCTGTCGTGCTTGACGCTGCCGGAAACCTGGCCGGAACTCGCCAGGTCGACCAGGCGGCCTACCGGCGTGAACCTCATCCCGGTAATGTCGTGGACCCGTCGGGTATCGCCCTCAAACGCGATCGAACGCATCAGGTCGAAATCGATCACGGCGTCCGCCTTCCTGCCGCGCTCGACGACTACCGGGGTGTTTGCTTCGACGATCAGTTCCTTGCCCTGCGGATCCGGATATGCCTCGCTGAACTGCATGCCGTTCAACAGGGTCACGGTGACTTCGTGAATGTTCAGGCGCACGGCGTCGTATCTGCCCTCGGCCAGAGAGAACACTTCGAGGATCCGCGTATTGCCTCCCCCCAGTTCGACCAGGTCGATGATATGGGGCAATGTGCCGGGGGTTCCGAACGCGCTGTTCGCGGCGGAGCGGACGGACGCCCCCGACATGTTCACTACCACCGACTGGACGTGCTGGCGCATCGGCGTCTGGGCGGCCAGACGCAACTGCAGATCACTGATCACGCTTGATGTCGGATCGCCGCAACCGGGCGTCGCGATCGCAAGAAGAAGGATCAGAAGGCGATGAAGGATTCGTTTTTTCATGATCCGGAGACGCCCAGATACTCAGCGCGCATTGCGCTACCCAACCTGTCCTGTGAACGGTTCAGTCTGAAAACTACAGTTTCTTGACGTCTGTGTAAACCTCTTCCTTTTAAGCAGTTAACGCGGTTCCTCGGAGCTTCGACCACCGTATCTCCGGTCGCGGGCGGGTCAGGCGCCTGATCAGCATCGGTAGCCTCTAAGAGCCTGTCGTATCATACAACTTCGGGTATTCGAATTCTATTGCCAAAGGGTTCGCTTTTACCTATATCTATCGAATTGAGGAGGTCACAACCGGAGTTTTCCTATGATCGGCGCCAGCCGCAGACTTCTCTCCACAACCGCCGCCATGCTGCTGGTTGTTACCCTTAGCGTTGCGGGCTACCTCCCGGAGGCCGTATCGGTGCCCCCGGTCGACGCACCGCCGGTCGACGCACCGCCGGTCGACGCACCGCCGGTCGGCGCACCGCCGGTCGACGCACCGCCGGTCGGCGCACCGCCGGTCGACGCACCGCCGGTCGGCGCACCGCCGGTCGACGCACCGCCGGTCGGCGCACCGCCGGTCGACGCACCGCCGGTCGGCGCACCGCCGGTCGACGCACCGCCGGTCGGCGCACCGCCGGTCGCATCGGCCGACGAACCCATCAAGGTGGAATGGCGCCTCCTGGCCAGCCTCGATAACCGTACCGGCAAGCCGGGCGAGGAGTTGGCGGCGCTCGATGGCAAACTCGTCAAGGTCCCCGGATTCTCGGTACCACTTGAAGACTGGGCGTCCTCGGTGACAGAGTTCCTCCTC includes the following:
- a CDS encoding DUF4382 domain-containing protein; the protein is MKKRILHRLLILLLAIATPGCGDPTSSVISDLQLRLAAQTPMRQHVQSVVVNMSGASVRSAANSAFGTPGTLPHIIDLVELGGGNTRILEVFSLAEGRYDAVRLNIHEVTVTLLNGMQFSEAYPDPQGKELIVEANTPVVVERGRKADAVIDFDLMRSIAFEGDTRRVHDITGMRFTPVGRLVDLASSGQVSGSVKHDSGTPAVLRDDQPLRGYPVTFFQPGRTDSVTVYSDDDGRYSAHFMPAGSYAMYGPPTEETEAWSTENVVVTTASTTRQDVIAKKR
- a CDS encoding DUF3299 domain-containing protein yields the protein MIGASRRLLSTTAAMLLVVTLSVAGYLPEAVSVPPVDAPPVDAPPVDAPPVGAPPVDAPPVGAPPVDAPPVGAPPVDAPPVGAPPVDAPPVGAPPVDAPPVGAPPVASADEPIKVEWRLLASLDNRTGKPGEELAALDGKLVKVPGFSVPLEDWASSVTEFLLVPYVGACIHTPPPPPNQLVYVKMKKGKWAFLNGWNPVWVEGVLKIEMTKSVYGHVGFTITGQRVYPYEY